GGCAGGAATGTCCACCCCCGATGCGTGCGGCGCCTAGTCTTCAGCCTGTCCCGGGCATTGCGAGGGTTGGGTGACAACACCCCTACAGAAGGCAACCGAGAGGGCCGGTCTCAGTCCTGTCTGCGCCACCACCCTCCCTGGCATCGAGGGATGGCCTTGTCAAGGTCTTCCACTTCCCTTTATGGGACATCGAGTTCCTCCAGCCAAGGGCTCCCAGACACATGGCCAGAAGCCCAGCCTCCCCCAGGGGCCACAGTGACTGCCCTGGAATTCTCCTTGTCCAGCTCCAGGACCACCTGCCATTCTGCAGCAAAGGCAACCACCCCCTTGGGTGGTCTCACCAGACCTGAGATGGGGCCTCACTATGAGGGCCCTGAGGAAGGCCCCCAGGAAGGTCTGGAACAGGAGTAGCCACTAACAGGGAGGCCAGGAGAGACTCAGAAACCCTCGGACACACCACTGGGGCTGCCCACTGTTTGGAGTTTATTTTCTGCTTGGAGCAAGGCACAGTTATGGGGGTCAGGAAAGCCTGTTGTGGTTTGGAGAGGAGGGGTCTCTTGCCCGGTGCCTGCCATCTCCATGTTGAAGAACCCAGCTGGTCTCTGCTTGCTGCAGCCCACTTGGCCTACCCGTTGAAGTGGGCAGGATTCGACCTAGCACCTTGGAAGTCCCCATCAGTGGGCCACCAGGTCAGGATGGAGGCCCAGTGCTGGCCTGGCTGGGCTGGCTGACAGGCTGCTTCCTTGTGGTTTCTGGAGCCAGGCGACGGGTGACCATACCGGTGGAGGCCTGGGTGGATTCCGCGCTGGAGGAGAGCAGGTGGTAAATGTGTCAGCAGCTGGCTTTGTTTCTGCTGCCCTCCCACCCCGCCAAGGTGGACTTACTGTTCTGGGGATTCCAACACTGTGGCCATGAACGGAAGAGTGGACTTCCCGAAGAAGAAGCTGGCCCACCAGTGACCCGGGTCGGCCTTGGGGAGACCTAAGAGAAGCAGAGTGGGTGACGAGCCCGCCCAGGACAGGACCCCTCCCCGCGTTCCGCCTGGCTGGGGGGCTGGACCTGCTCTCACCCGGGTGCTGGGGGATGGCCTCCCCAGGGTACTCCACACTTCCGCAGGAGCTGTTGCTGGACGCGGAGCCCAGGCGGCCTGGGGAGGGGAGGCGGGTCAGTAACAGGGGCTTCACCGGCAGCACGGGGCAGTGCTGGGCTCCGTGGGGCGGGGGTCGGCAAGGGGCTACTTACGCCGGTAGTAGTCGTGGGTGGCCACGAGCGAGCCGCTGGAGGGGATGGCTGCCATGCTTCGCCGTGGGCTGGTGGAGACCTGCGCGGGGCGCGGCCCTGGTCACGGCGCCCACGAGCGCTCCTTGGGCCGCGTCGTCCCGCCCGCGCCCGGCTGCTTCCGGGCAGCTCCAACCAGCCCCAGCCGGCGCGCGGCCGAACAAAGGCGCTTTGTGCTCCGCCGTCCCGGGCGCAAGAGCCCGCGGCGCCGCCCAGCCCGCCCCGGGACCCGCGCCCACCGCCACCCACGCGCCCGTACCTCGGCGGCGACCCCTCGCGGCCCCCGGCGCGCGGTCACGGGTGGCGGCGCCCGAGAACTAGGCCGCGGAGCCCATCTGCAGAGGAGGCCGCGGGAGGCCGCTCCTCCCCCGCGCGCGAGGTGCGCACGCGCGGAGCGCTATGGGGCGGGGACTCTCACAGGCCCCGCCCCGTCCTGTTAGCCCCTCCCCGCCCACAGCAAGGCCCGCCCGCACCTCCGTCCTGACCAGCCCCACCCATCCCGGTAGGCCTCGCCCCAAGGCCCC
The Sciurus carolinensis chromosome 2, mSciCar1.2, whole genome shotgun sequence DNA segment above includes these coding regions:
- the Ppdpf gene encoding pancreatic progenitor cell differentiation and proliferation factor, whose amino-acid sequence is MAAIPSSGSLVATHDYYRRRLGSASSNSSCGSVEYPGEAIPQHPGLPKADPGHWWASFFFGKSTLPFMATVLESPEHAESTQASTGMVTRRLAPETTRKQPVSQPSQASTGPPS